The segment GGCTGGGGAAATCCTGTTTAAAGGCGTCTACCGCAGCCACCCCGGCCCGACTGGCAGCATCGGAACTGGCGGGATCAGGCAGATCGAACAGTTTAACGTGAAGAACGGTTCGCCCATCACGATCCTCCACCCAACCGGCGTGTGAAAGGAGGGGAAGAAGCAGGAGAAGGAGAAAAGGGGAAAAGCCCCTCACCCTAGCCCTCTCCTTCAAGGGGAGAGGGAAGCCGTGACCCGCTCTGCTTCCTCTCCCCTTTGAGGAGAGGATTGAGGTGAGGGGTATTGGCCTGCTCGGCTGCATAGTTCGTGGTTAGACATTGAACAAGAATTCGATCACATCACCATCTTGTACTTCGTATTCCTTGCCCTCGACCCGCAGCAGGCCTTTGGCCCGGCAGGCGGCTTCCCCGCCATGTTCGATGAAATCCTTATAGGCAATCACCTGAGCCCGGATAAAGCCCCGCTCAAAGTCCGTATGAATGACGCCAGCCGCCTGTGGCGCCTTCCAGCCCCGGTGAATGGTCCAGGCGCGAACTTCATCCGGGCCAGCCGTCAGAAAACTGACCAACCCCAATGCATGATAGCCGGTGTGGACAATCTGATCGAGGCCACTTTCAACGACCTTATATTCCTTCAGGAACTCGACCCGCTCCTCCTCACTCATCCCGTTAAGATCCTCTTCCATCTTGGCGCAAATCTTGACAGCCTCACAGCCCCGCTTCGCGGCGTGGTCACGCGCATACCGCACAAAATCATTATCCTCCTGCAGCCCCGCCTCATCGACGTTGCAACAGTAAATCATCTTCTTATCCGTCAGGAGCGGACATTCTTTAAACATCAGAACGGCCGCATCGGTTTTATGATCCTCAAACTCAACAGCCATTTTACCGGCACCGAGATGTTCCAATAACAGCTTGGAAATATCCAATGAGGCCTGAACGCTCTTATCGCCCCGAACCTGTTTACCCAGCCTGGCTACACGGTTTTCGACAGCCTGATAATCGGCCAGAATCAGTTCCGTCTCAATGACACCAATGTCGCGGGAAGGATCCACGGCGCCGTCAACATGCACAATATTTTCGTCATTGAAGCAGCGGACCACATGAAGCAGGGCATCCGTCTCACGAATATTCATGAGGAACTTATTCCCCAACCCCTCTCCTTGACTGGCGCCCTTGACCAGGCCGGCGATATCAACAAAATCTACCGTGGCATAGATAATTTTCTTTGGATGACAGATTTTGGCAAGCACCGCCAGCCGCGGATCGGGCACCGGCACCACCGCCTTGTTCGGTTCAATGGTGCAAAACGGATAATTTGCGCTTTCGGCATTTTGTGCCCGAGTCAGCGCGTTGAAAATCGTGGACTTACCGACATTCGGAAGCCCGACTATACCAATGCTTAATCCCATATTGTTCTCCCAAAAAGCCCGATACCATAGCAGGTTTTCCGCATAATGAATCTATTTCTTCACTGAAAACCGGTAAATGATGATGTTTGAAAATGTCTGGCCGGGCTTTAGAACAGTGCTCGGGAATGCTGGCTGATTGGGGGAATCAGGGTAGTGCTGAGGCTCAAAGCAAAGGCCATTGCGGGGCCTATATACCCAGCCACCTTTCCCCACAAGAGATCCATCCAGAAAATTGCCTGTGTAGAACTGAGTGGCCGGCTCGGTCGTCAGCACTTCCATAACCCTGCCTGACACCGGTTCTACCACCGTTGCGGCCAGCCCCAGCTTTCCCGCAGGCTTATTCAAAATCCAATTATGATCATAGCCGCCACCGTATTTGATCTGCTGATCATTACTGTTGATCCGGGCACCTATTGTTTCAGGCTTTCTGAAATCGAAAGGAGTTCCTGCAACCAGGCGCAATTCCCCGGTCGGGATCAGGGCTTGGTTGACTGGAGTGAAGACATCAGAATGAAGGGTTACCACATGATCCAAAACATCACCCTTACAGGCCAAATTGAAATACGAATGATGCGTAAGGTTCACGACCGTGTCCTGATCAGTCTCGGCCGTATACTCCAAGACCAATGCGTTCTCCTCAGTGAGAGTATAAACGGCGGTGACGGACAACGTTCCCGGGAACCCTTCCTCGCCATCCTTGCTGACATAGTTAAGGGTAAGTGCCGGCCCATTAGCCGTCATTTTCGTGGTTGCCCCCCAGACCACCTTGTCGAACCCCTTGAGGCCGCCATGGAGCGAATTCGGCGCATTATTGGCAGCCAGGGTGTAGATCTTGCCATTAAGTGAAAATTTGCCATCGGCAATCCGGTTCCCATACCGGCCAATCAAACAGCCGAAGTAGGGGCTTTTGGTGAGATAGTCATCAAGGTTGTCGAATCCAAGAACCACATCCCCCATCACCCCCATCCGGTCAGGAACCTTGAGAGAGAGGACAATACCGCCATAATTAAGAATGCGCGCTTCAACGCCTGACTTGTTAGTGAGGGTAAAGACATTGACCTCACGGTCATCCGCTAATTTTCCAAAAACTTCGGCTTTAATGGCCATCTTTAAATTCCTTTTTGATTGGCTAACTATGACTGGGAAGGTAGCAATTCTCGAGTCTTTTGACAAAGTGAAGAATATTACAGGAAGATTTGATTGAGCCCGAAAAGGATCAAGGCACATGCAAAAATTCCAAGGTGGCAGCCGACATCCCTGGCGGCTGTACTCGGCGACAGGAAAGAAAATGCGTTCGCCGCGGACGTCGAACGCCACCCTATAAAGCCTTGTTAAAAACTCTTTATTGACGAAATGAGCAGAAGCGGACAAGGTTATGGGCTGGCGATAATGCCACCTGAAAATTTGATATGGTTGACCCAATTTCTGAAAAATTAAAAACGAATGGAACTCCGCTGACGGACGCCGAAGTGAAGCGGGGACTGCGGATAAATATCATTGCCGGCTGTCTGGGAAATACCTGGGCCAATATAGCAGGCGGCATGCCGTTAACCATGCTGATGAACGCCATTGGATCAAACGGCGTTATGATCGGGCTTACCTCCACAGTGGGACAGTTAGCCATGGTCCTGCAAGTCTTCTCAGCCCTTGTGGCCGAGCGTCTTCCGGCACGCAAGCCCTACTGGGCCACGCTGGTGCTACTGCATCGCCTGCTATGGTTTATCCCGGCCCTCTTGCCGCTCTTCGTTCCTCCCGGCACCCCCTGGATGGCCGCCGCCGTTGTGACCGTGGTGGCCATCAGTGCCGTCTTGGCGCAGATGGGCTCAGCCCCCTGGTGGAGTTGGATGGCCGAATTGGTTCCGCCCCAATCACGTGCCAGTTTCTGGGGCACACGTCACAGTCTGGTATCAATTTTTGGTCTGCTTGGCATGATCGCAGCCGGCTGGGCCCTAGACTTATTCAATGATCCCACTCAACCGCGCCGCGTGCTTAACGGATTCGCCATTGTTTTCAGCGTGGCCGCCTGTCTCGGTGTTGCCGACATCCTGGTACATCTGGGAGTGCCGGAACCCAAACCCGGTGGCACCATCTCCCGGGGCAACCTATTGGAACGATTCATTCAACCACTCAAAAACCGGGATTTCTTATGGCTGACACTTTCCATGGGAATCTGGACATTCAGTGTCGGCCTGATCGCCCAGCTTGGATTTGTCTACCTGAATCGCGTCTATCATATCGGTTATAGCGCCATGTCGGCACTGGTGATCAGCGGCATGATCGGGGCCTCCATCGCTGGCTTCCTCTGGAGCTATGTGATGGATCGCGTGGGGGCTCGCAATTTCGGTGCGGTCATGATGATTATCGCCCCCGCCTTGGGCGCAGGGTGGTTCTTCATGCTCGACATTCCTGTCACCATTCATCTTCCGTTTCTGGCACCGTTTTCGCTGCCACAACCCCTCCTGATCCTTCTGGTCGCGAACATTTTCGGAGGCCTTTTCTACTCCGGCGTCGGCTTGTCCCAGCTCAGTCTGATCGCCGCATTGATGCCGGCTAATGGCCGAACCATGGCCATGGCCGTACACTGGAGCGCCGTTGGCGCACTGGGTGCGCTCGGCCCCCTGGTGGCGGGCAAGGTGATGGACTGGATGAACGCGCATCCCTGCCACTGGATTATGCCCACCGGCACCGCCTTCGGGTTTTACCATGTCCTGATTATTCTGCAGGTTGCCCTCGTCTGGCTGGTGGCTGTACGCATGTTGCTGGCCGTGAAACTGCTGAAGGGCGAAATGACATTCCGCACGGCCCTGGCGAGCATGCAGGTGGGAAACCCCCTGCGTATGATCGCTGGCACCTATAATGTCGTCACCATGTTAAGCTCCACCACCAGCGATGGCCGCGCAGATGCGGTGAGAAAACTGGGCGAGGATCGCTTCCGGATTGCGGTACGCGACCTGATTGAAAAACTGGATGACCCCTCATCCGAGGTGCGTGAGGAAGCGGCCATGGCCCTCGGCCGCATTGGGGGCCCCGATGCGATCGAGGCACTCGTGCAAAAACTGGACGACCCCCACATTGACCTGATTCCCCAAATTGCCCGCGCACTCCGCCAAACCCATGACCGTTCCAGCGTGGACGCCCTGATCCGCCGCCTCAGGGATGGGGATCGCGAAACGGTTTCTGAAACAGCACGTACCTTGGGCGAAATCGGAGATGCTCGGGCCTCCGAGCCCCTCCTCCAGGTACTTCAGGAAAGCCATGACTCCAAAATTATTTCCGCCTCCAGTGAAGCACTAGCCAAACTTGGCGAAATGGCGGCCATTTACGAAATCCTCCCCCGCCTTCAGCAGACAGCCAATCCTGTCCTCAAACGTTCCCTGGCCGTAGCGGTAGCGGATTTGATCGGCGAACCGGGCGAATTCTACCGCATTCTGATCCGGGAACAACGGAACCGCGGAGCTGAAGTCGAACAACTGCTGGGAAAATTACGCGCCTTGATTGAGTCTGCGACAAGGGTTCGCATGCAGGATCAAGGTCGGGCATTGATTGAAAAAACGCATCAAATTGAGCAAGCCTATACTGCGGGAAAACTTGCAGGCCTCGAAGACAGCCTGTTCGATTTATCCATCGGGTTGGCCGCACTACACTACGGGGTTAAATTTGGAGGGGACACGGAGGCTTTTGTCGAAACTCTCATCTGGCACGATTCCCGATTCGGAGTCGGAGTCTGGTACCTGGAGTTGATGCGGGAATTACCCAGCACATTTTGTCCCGATGATACAGATGCCCTGCTGGGTATCTATATCCAATCCCTCTGGGTGATCACATGAGAAGCAAACGGTGGTGGTGGATGGCCGTAGTCGCCATTTCCTGCATCGCACTCCTGCTCCGCCTGAATGGGCTTTTCCGGGGATTAACCTGCGATTACATCTTTCATCCTGATGCGCCCAAGCAGGTTGCCGCCCTGGGGAATTTTTTACAGGGTCATTACGTCTGGTATGTCGGCAGTTTGTTCTATGATGGCTATCCGCTGGGGCTCAATCATTTCGACGAACTCCTCCTGCGAGGGCTCATTTTGATCCGAGACACCTGCGCCGCTCTTGTTTCCCCGGAGGCCTCCCCTCTTGTGCAGCCGGACAAACTGACGTTGTATTATTGGGCCCTGAGCCTCCGAGTCCTCTACAGTCTGTGCTGTCTGGCGCTTCTGTTCAGACTAACCTTCCGGCTTTTGCACAACCGCTGGCTCGCATTTGCTGCGCTGTCGTTGGCAGGCATCGCCCCTCTGGCCAATGTCGTAAGCCATTCCGCAACCGGTGATATCGGGGTGGATCTCTTCGCGCTCATCAGTATTTCCTGTCTCAGCGCTTATGCACAACGCTCTCGTAAAATCTGGCTTCTTTGGGCTGGACTGGCCACAGGACTGGCCTTCTCCTGCAAATATCAGGGAGCTCTCGCCGGCATCGCCATTGGCCTCTTCATCCTTCTTGAATTCGCAACTGATCGTCATATTTTGAAAGTGCTGACTTCCCTCAGCCTTTCCATCAGTGGTATCGCTATCGGGATCCTGCTGGGAACGCCCGCTGCCTTTATTAGATGGGGCCGAACCTGGGAGAATATGCGGGCAAATTTCGAATTCATCCAGCAATACAATGTCAGCCCGGAATTTATGGCACAGCCGTTAAGTACACGGCTCCTATCCTGTTTAACCGGAAACACACCCACCATTGTCAGCGCCCTGGGCTGGACGATTACCCTGCTGGCATTCCTGGGCCTGATTTTCGTTATTGTTGACCAGCACGGGGTCGACGCGTCAAGCCGCGTCGATGAAAAGCGGCGTCAAGCCGCCGCACTCCAAAAGGGGAGGATACTCATCCTCGCTCTCCTCGCCTTCCCGTTTCTGGCGCTACTTATCTCCATCGTCGGGAAACCTGAAGTTCAGCCATTTCATTTTTCCTACCTGCAGCCTGTCCTGATCTTCGGTGCAGTTTATGCCTTGCAAAACCTGTGGCAGAAGGGGTTTCGTTACAAAATCCTC is part of the bacterium genome and harbors:
- the ychF gene encoding redox-regulated ATPase YchF, with the protein product MGLSIGIVGLPNVGKSTIFNALTRAQNAESANYPFCTIEPNKAVVPVPDPRLAVLAKICHPKKIIYATVDFVDIAGLVKGASQGEGLGNKFLMNIRETDALLHVVRCFNDENIVHVDGAVDPSRDIGVIETELILADYQAVENRVARLGKQVRGDKSVQASLDISKLLLEHLGAGKMAVEFEDHKTDAAVLMFKECPLLTDKKMIYCCNVDEAGLQEDNDFVRYARDHAAKRGCEAVKICAKMEEDLNGMSEEERVEFLKEYKVVESGLDQIVHTGYHALGLVSFLTAGPDEVRAWTIHRGWKAPQAAGVIHTDFERGFIRAQVIAYKDFIEHGGEAACRAKGLLRVEGKEYEVQDGDVIEFLFNV
- a CDS encoding MFS transporter encodes the protein MVDPISEKLKTNGTPLTDAEVKRGLRINIIAGCLGNTWANIAGGMPLTMLMNAIGSNGVMIGLTSTVGQLAMVLQVFSALVAERLPARKPYWATLVLLHRLLWFIPALLPLFVPPGTPWMAAAVVTVVAISAVLAQMGSAPWWSWMAELVPPQSRASFWGTRHSLVSIFGLLGMIAAGWALDLFNDPTQPRRVLNGFAIVFSVAACLGVADILVHLGVPEPKPGGTISRGNLLERFIQPLKNRDFLWLTLSMGIWTFSVGLIAQLGFVYLNRVYHIGYSAMSALVISGMIGASIAGFLWSYVMDRVGARNFGAVMMIIAPALGAGWFFMLDIPVTIHLPFLAPFSLPQPLLILLVANIFGGLFYSGVGLSQLSLIAALMPANGRTMAMAVHWSAVGALGALGPLVAGKVMDWMNAHPCHWIMPTGTAFGFYHVLIILQVALVWLVAVRMLLAVKLLKGEMTFRTALASMQVGNPLRMIAGTYNVVTMLSSTTSDGRADAVRKLGEDRFRIAVRDLIEKLDDPSSEVREEAAMALGRIGGPDAIEALVQKLDDPHIDLIPQIARALRQTHDRSSVDALIRRLRDGDRETVSETARTLGEIGDARASEPLLQVLQESHDSKIISASSEALAKLGEMAAIYEILPRLQQTANPVLKRSLAVAVADLIGEPGEFYRILIREQRNRGAEVEQLLGKLRALIESATRVRMQDQGRALIEKTHQIEQAYTAGKLAGLEDSLFDLSIGLAALHYGVKFGGDTEAFVETLIWHDSRFGVGVWYLELMRELPSTFCPDDTDALLGIYIQSLWVIT
- a CDS encoding aldose epimerase family protein — encoded protein: MAIKAEVFGKLADDREVNVFTLTNKSGVEARILNYGGIVLSLKVPDRMGVMGDVVLGFDNLDDYLTKSPYFGCLIGRYGNRIADGKFSLNGKIYTLAANNAPNSLHGGLKGFDKVVWGATTKMTANGPALTLNYVSKDGEEGFPGTLSVTAVYTLTEENALVLEYTAETDQDTVVNLTHHSYFNLACKGDVLDHVVTLHSDVFTPVNQALIPTGELRLVAGTPFDFRKPETIGARINSNDQQIKYGGGYDHNWILNKPAGKLGLAATVVEPVSGRVMEVLTTEPATQFYTGNFLDGSLVGKGGWVYRPRNGLCFEPQHYPDSPNQPAFPSTVLKPGQTFSNIIIYRFSVKK